The genome window CAGGGGGAACGCGGAGATCCCCCCGATCGAGGACACCTGCAGGATGTGGCCGCTGCGCTGCTCGCGCAGGAACGGCAGCGCGGCCTGCGTCACCCACAGCGCGCCGAACAGGTTGGTCTCGAGCTGGGCGCGGGCCTCGTCCTCCGTCAGCTCCTCGACCAGGCCGAAGTGCCCGTAGCCGGCGTTGTTGACGACGACGTCGAGCCGGCCGAAGTGCTCGTGCGCGCGCTGCACGGCGGCGAAGTCGGCTGCGCGGTCGGTGACGTCGAGCTGCAACGGCAGGAAGCGGTCGCCGTACGTCTCGGCGAGGTCGTCGAGCGTGCTCGTGTCGCGGGCGGTGGCGGCGACGGAGTCGCCGCGCTCGAGCGCGGCGATCGACCACTCGCGGCCGAAGCCGCGCGAGGCGCCGGTGATGAACCAGGTCTTCGATGTCATGTCGGGTTCCTACCCAGGCTTGCGGGAACAACCTTCCTGTCTCCGACGATTGGTCCTGGCATGACTGCGAACACCTACGCCTTCGACGGTTCGACCGTGCTGGTCACCGGCGGCGGGTCGGGCATCGGCCGGGCCATCGCGCGCGCCTTCCTCGACAACGGCGCCAACGTCGCGGTGAGCGGCCGGCGCCGTGACCGGCTCGAGGAGACGCTCGAGGGCCACCCCGCCGAGCGCGGGCTCGCGGTGGAGGCCGACGTCGCCGACGACGACTCGGCTGCGGCGATGGTCGCCGCCGTGGTCGAGCGCTTCGGGCGCCTCGACGTCGTCGTCAACAACGCCGCTGCCTACGTGAACTCGCCGTTC of Motilibacter peucedani contains these proteins:
- a CDS encoding SDR family oxidoreductase gives rise to the protein MTSKTWFITGASRGFGREWSIAALERGDSVAATARDTSTLDDLAETYGDRFLPLQLDVTDRAADFAAVQRAHEHFGRLDVVVNNAGYGHFGLVEELTEDEARAQLETNLFGALWVTQAALPFLREQRSGHILQVSSIGGISAFPLVGIYHASKWALEGISQALAQEVADFGIKVTLIEPGGFSTDWAGASAKRSEPLPDYAEFHEKAQRERSQRNSTPGDPKASAAAVLRIVDAENPPLRCFFGSSPLGIAEKDYASRLETWRQWQDVAELAQG